The Nocardioides panzhihuensis genome has a segment encoding these proteins:
- a CDS encoding MMPL family transporter, giving the protein MTDFLVRARSTARPHLADRLTSRRGAWLALGLAVMVMGSLFGLLGGVEAQNQSGQAPVGSESTQVSGLLEEFPDADRQSVLVVASRADGGELSEGDLEGLVELVPVIGGTGATAPMVSEDGRAAVLAAPITVGADDAETAGAIKRLRTDIAASAPDGLTLQVTGGPAFGADMAAAFEGADVTLLLVTVLIVALLLIITYRSPVLWLIPLIVVAVADALAGRVTAAAGAQWDFGFDAGIVSVLVFGAGTNYALLLISRYREELQRTEDDRLALSTAWRRTALAILASNLTVVLALLTLVLATIPMTRGLGVPAAIGLLIALVAVLFVLPPALAVCGRGLFWPFVPRPGESRDQGRVWRGVASWVVKRPARSLLGGLALLAVMAAGLSGTSVGLDQLEKFRVQSESAVGLDTLSAHFPPGEAQPVYIVADSTAAAEVATVVGDVAGVVRAQPAGVTDDGSSTKIMVTSDYSPGTERSLDQITDLREAVHPIAGADALVGGAVATELDAAAGSERDLLLIAPLVLAVSFLVLLVLLRSLVAPGLLLLVNLASAVAAIGAGAWLSRVLFDQQALDLQVPILAFLFLVALGIDYTIFLVHRARAEAARLGTRAGVVEAVAHTGGVITSAGIVLAGVFAALGVLPLVTLGQLGLIVGVGVLVDTLVVRTVIVPAIFVLVGDRIWWPGRLQPAGGESST; this is encoded by the coding sequence ATGACAGATTTTCTGGTCCGTGCGCGCTCGACTGCTCGCCCGCATCTCGCAGACAGGTTGACCTCGCGGCGTGGAGCGTGGCTGGCGCTCGGTCTCGCGGTGATGGTGATGGGCTCGCTCTTCGGGCTCCTCGGTGGCGTCGAGGCGCAGAACCAGTCCGGGCAGGCGCCGGTGGGCTCGGAGTCGACGCAGGTGAGCGGCCTCCTGGAGGAGTTCCCGGACGCGGATCGTCAATCGGTGCTCGTCGTGGCTTCGCGAGCAGACGGTGGTGAGCTCTCCGAGGGCGACCTCGAAGGTCTTGTCGAGCTCGTCCCCGTGATCGGCGGGACCGGTGCCACCGCGCCGATGGTCAGCGAGGACGGGAGAGCGGCGGTCCTGGCTGCTCCGATCACGGTCGGCGCCGACGACGCCGAGACGGCGGGGGCGATCAAGAGGCTGCGTACCGACATCGCGGCGTCGGCTCCGGACGGGCTCACCCTGCAGGTGACGGGTGGGCCGGCGTTCGGAGCCGACATGGCCGCCGCGTTCGAGGGCGCCGACGTCACCCTGCTGCTGGTGACGGTCCTGATCGTGGCGTTGCTGCTGATCATCACCTACCGCTCGCCGGTGCTGTGGCTGATCCCGCTGATCGTGGTCGCCGTCGCCGACGCGCTCGCCGGGCGGGTCACCGCGGCGGCGGGGGCGCAGTGGGACTTCGGCTTCGACGCCGGCATCGTCAGCGTCCTCGTGTTCGGTGCGGGGACCAACTACGCGCTTCTCCTGATCTCGCGATACCGGGAGGAGCTGCAGCGGACCGAGGATGACCGACTGGCGCTGAGCACGGCGTGGCGGAGAACGGCTCTCGCGATCCTCGCTTCCAACCTGACGGTGGTGCTGGCCCTGCTGACGCTGGTCCTGGCCACGATCCCGATGACCCGCGGACTGGGGGTTCCCGCGGCGATCGGTCTGCTGATCGCCCTCGTCGCGGTGCTGTTCGTGCTGCCGCCGGCCCTGGCGGTATGTGGGCGGGGACTGTTCTGGCCGTTCGTCCCTCGCCCGGGCGAGTCACGTGACCAGGGCCGGGTCTGGCGCGGGGTCGCATCATGGGTCGTGAAGCGTCCCGCGCGGAGCCTGCTGGGTGGACTGGCTCTGCTCGCTGTGATGGCAGCCGGCCTCTCCGGTACGTCGGTAGGGCTCGACCAGCTCGAGAAGTTCCGGGTGCAGTCCGAGTCGGCTGTCGGTCTCGACACGCTCTCGGCGCACTTCCCGCCGGGCGAGGCCCAGCCGGTCTACATCGTCGCGGACAGCACGGCCGCCGCGGAGGTGGCCACGGTCGTGGGTGACGTGGCGGGCGTGGTGCGTGCCCAGCCGGCCGGAGTCACCGACGACGGCTCCTCGACGAAGATCATGGTGACCAGCGACTACTCGCCCGGCACCGAGCGGAGTCTCGACCAGATCACCGACCTGCGTGAGGCGGTCCACCCGATCGCGGGCGCGGACGCTCTCGTCGGCGGTGCGGTCGCGACCGAGCTGGACGCCGCCGCGGGGAGCGAGCGCGACCTGCTGCTGATCGCACCGCTGGTGCTCGCGGTGAGCTTCCTCGTGCTTCTCGTCCTTCTGCGCTCGCTGGTCGCGCCAGGCCTGCTGCTCCTGGTGAACCTCGCCAGCGCGGTCGCCGCGATCGGCGCGGGGGCCTGGCTGAGCCGCGTCCTGTTCGACCAGCAGGCGCTCGACCTGCAGGTGCCGATCCTGGCGTTCCTGTTCCTGGTCGCGCTCGGGATCGACTACACGATCTTCCTCGTCCACCGGGCACGCGCGGAGGCGGCGCGGCTCGGCACCAGGGCAGGTGTGGTCGAGGCAGTCGCTCACACCGGCGGCGTGATCACCAGCGCCGGAATCGTCCTGGCCGGGGTCTTCGCCGCCCTCGGTGTGCTGCCGCTGGTCACTCTCGGTCAGCTCGGCCTGATAGTCGGTGTGGGCGTGCTCGTGGACACGCTCGTGGTGCGTACGGTGATCGTGCCGGCGATCTTCGTCCTGGTGGGCGACCGCATCTGGTGGCCGGGACGACTGCAGCCGGCCGGAGGAGAATCGAGCACATGA